A segment of the Halovivax limisalsi genome:
ACCTACGAGAACTACCTCGACGCGATCGAGTCCCACGACGTCACCCTCTACGAGGTGCAGGACGGCGATACGATCGACGTCGGCGACGCGAACGTCGAATTTCTGAACCCGCCGGCGGACGCATCGTCGGACGACATCGACTACAACAGCGTCGCACTGCGGCTCGCCTACGGCGACGTCACGTACCTGACCACCGGGGACGCCGGCGAGGCCGCGGAGTCTCGCATGGTCGACGACCGCGGTGAGGCGCTCGACGTCGACGTCTACCAGGCGGGCCACCACGGCTCGTCGACGAGTTCGACGCCCCCGTTCCTCGACGCCGTCGACCCGTCGATCGCCGTCGTCTCCAGCGCGTACGACAGTCAGTACGGCCACCCGCACGACGAGGTCCTCCAGGCCTTTGACGATCGCGAGATCGAGACCTACTGGACCGGCGTCCACGGCGACGTCGTCGTCGCCACCGACGGAACCTCGATCGCGGTGGAGCCGGCGACCGACGGCCCGACGGACGCCGGGGAGTTGCTCGAGGAGAAACCGGCCGACGAGTCGGCCGCTCCGATGCGCGTCGGCGGGGCTGGCGACCGACCGAGCGTCCACGGGCTGGCCGGTGACGGCGTCTCGGTTCGAACGGACGTCGACAGCAGCGCGGTACGGATGGGTGTCGGGGGTGGTCCGGTTCGGGCGGGGATTCTTCACGCCGCGAGCGCGTAAGACTGCACGATGACCGACGAACGAACGGCCGTGGTCGATCGGATCGTCGACGGCGAGACGGCGGTGCTGCTCCTCGAAGCCGACAATGAGGTCGTCGACGAGATCACGCTCCCAGTCGATCGGCTGCCGGAGGCCGGCCGACACGACGGCGCCGTCTACGGCGTCGAGGAGAACGACGGCGAGAGACGAACGCTCTCGTACCGGCCCGAGGAGTCTCGCGATCGGCGCGAGAGGGCGCAGGATCGATTCGACCAGTTATCCGATCGACTCGGCGAGGAGTGACAGGTCGAGGAAGTTCGACAGGGCGGCGGATTGCCGAGACGAACGTCACTCGTCCGCGTCGTCACCGGTCGATTCGTCGGTCGCCGACGCGTCGGCGGCCTCGGAGCCGACGTCGTCGGTGGTCGGTTCCGCGTCCATCTCGTCGAGATCGTCGACCGCTGTCGGCCGGTCGTGCGACTCGCCGGGGTCGGCGAGCGTCGTCGGCTCCTCGGCGGGTTCGTCGATCTCGCCCGTTTCGTCGGGCCGGTCGGCCGCGTCGCGGAACTCCGCGAGTTCGGCGGGACGACGGGACGGATCGTCGGTCGCGCGCGACGGCCCGGATGAATCGGCGGCGTCGCGGGTCGAACTGGCGTCGACGCTGTCCGGATCGGGTTCGAGTTCGGGTTCGTCCTGCCGCGGCGTCCCCTCGGAGGTGACCGCGGCGTCCGTTCGACGCGGCTCCGTGACCGGTTCGATATCGGCGTCGGCGGTCGTGGATTCGTCGGTCGGACCGGCGGCGTCGGTTCGCGACCCGACGTCCTCCGTCCGCCGAATTTCGGCTTCGGGATCGCCGCCCGTCGCCTCGGTCGGATCGACGGCGAGATCGGCGGCCGGTTCGTCGACCGCTGCCGACGGGTCCGGTTCGTCGTTCGACGATGGACCCGCCGAGTCGTTCGACGACCGACTCGTTTGGTCGTTCGACGGCGGTTCCGTCGGGTCGCGCTCGTCGCCGACGTCCGGCGACGTCCCGCTCGCGGTCCCGACCGTCCCACCTTGCACGGCGAGGTCCGCGTCGAGTCGGATCGCCTCGTCCGTGACCGAGGCGATCACCTCGTGGCGAACGGGGACGGCCGCGTCGTCGCCCGGCGCCCACCCGACGGCCGCAGCGATCGAGTCGAGCGCGTCCGGGTCCGGATCGACGAAGACGGTCTCGTCCGCGACGTCCGTGACCACGCCGATCGGATCGCCCGTGTGGCGTTCGACGCGCTTGCCGACGTCCGCCTCGGTGAGCTGTGGAACCATGTGGGGGCCGACGGTCGGTTCCGGGAAGCCGATGCTGCCTGCAGCAGACGGCGGTGGCCGGTCAGGTAGCGTCGGCCGGTGACGCCGGTGCCAGATCACGCGTCTTTCCACTCGCCGTGCTCGCCGTCGCGAAACTCCTCTTTGGCCTGGCGCTCCCGCGGCCACGCGAGGACGCCGATGACCGTCGCGTAGAACGCCACAATAGCGGCGACGACCGCGATGCCCGGAATCGTCCCGACGGCGGCCGCGTCGAGGCCCACTTCGCCGGGTGCGAACGCCGTGATCCGGACGAGCCAGGCGACGAGCAGGACGAACAGGAGCGGGGCGTAGATCCGCCGGAGCCGATTTGAAACCGCCTCGTGGATCGACACCTTCCGCGTGGGCCGCCGGTAGTCGTCGCCGAGTTCGACGCGCCAGTCGTCGTGGGTCACCCCGCTCTCCGGATCGAGCGCGTCGGCGAGCAGGTTCTGCTGGAAGAGGCGAACCCGAGCGCGGTAGACGTCGTAATCCCGATACCGCCTGGCCTCGACGAGGAGGAAAACGGCCGCGACGACCATCGCCACGAGCAACACGTAGTGGGGATTATCCGGGCTCGAGAAGGCCCACGTGAGGATCGCCGCGATCACCGTCACCGTCCAGGTCGTCGTCTGGTCGAGGCGCGACCGCCAGGTCGTCTCCCGGTCCAGTTCGCCGCGGTAGGCGTCGCCCAGGACGCCGATCATCGGCGTGAGCTCCGCGTCGATCTCCGCGCCCAGTTCCGCGTCTCCCGCGTCGCTCGAGTCATCGCTCATACGCGCTCACGATCGAACCACGCCGCCGACGGTCAAGTAGCTGCGAGGACGACCGGCCGATCGCATCGCGAACGACCGTGAGCAGGTCAGCCGTCGTCGGTCACCCGCACGGCGTCACCGATCGACGCCTCGACGACGTCGACATCGTTCTGCATGGAGACGCGGCCAGCGTCCGGACGGTACTCGAGGACGCCCCGGTCCGCGAGGTTCGGGAGGTGGTCGTGGTGGAGAGCGATGGAGAGGCGATCGATCGCGTCCGCGGGGAACTCGGGGCGGTGAGCGGCGACATCTCCGGAGTCCGGGTCGTGGCGGCGAGCGGCGTCTCCAGTATCCGGATCGTCCCCGGCGCGTCGAGCAGCGGCGTCCCCGCCAGCGGCGAAGTTCTCGGCGCGTCGATCCGCGAGACGTCGGGCGAGCGCCGGGATGCGGATCGAGCCCTCCTCGTCCAGGATCCGGCAGATGCCGCTGCGGACGCGGTTGAGCACGAGCGATCGGTCGTCGACGGTCGCGTCGATTGCGTGGGCCATCGTGGCGTATCGTACGTGACCACCGACACCCCTGAGGACCCCGGCTGTACTATCAGTGCGTTAAATCGGGGTCGGGAGAATCGGGAGCCGCGTACGCCGAGGAGACGACGAGCGTGTTGCCGATCAGCGACTGGTGACCCCGCTGGATGCGTTTGCCGAGCGATTGTTGCGTGATGTCCAGTTCAGCGGCGATCTCCGCGAGCGAGGACTGCCGCGGCGTCTCGAAGTAGCCGTGTTCCCAGGCGGTTACCAGCGCTTCCTGCTGTTTCGGGGTGAGCCCGTACTGTCCGCCGGTCTTCGGCTGGGAGAGTTCCGACAGTTGTTGGAGGGAGAAGGCGATCCGATTCTCCTGACAGTACTCCTGGAAGACCTGGAGCTGGTCGCGCTCGTCGAAGCGGATGCGAAGCTCCCAGCGTTCGTCGGTGCCGACGGCCTCGAGGATGACCGCGTCGAGGTCGGTGTAGACGTACAGGACCGACTGGACCCGATTCGTCCACGACGCCCGGTACAGCGCGGAGTCCTGGAACTCGTCGAGCTTGTCGACGTCCTCGATCGTCGGGTCCTCGCCGGCCGCGCGTTCGAACTGCGACGGTCGCACCCCGGAGACCCAGAAATACGGCGTCAGCACCTCGTCGGTGACGACGACGCGCTCGATCTCGATCGCCATCTCCGGGAGAGCCGTCAGCGTCTTGTGCAGCGCGAACGCGGCGGAGGGGACGTGGAATTCGCCGAAGAGACTCACATCCGCCTCTGGGAGGCTACCCCCATAAACGGTGAGATCGATCCGTGTGGCGGACAGTCGCGCCGATCTCACCCGTCGGACGCCGTGCGATCGGCTCCCGCTCGTTGCCGGCGAGTGGCCGTGTCGGAGTCGTGGTCGGGCCGCGCGGTTCCCCGAAGGCTTTCGAGCCGGCGACGGATACAGGTACCATGGTCGACGTCACGAAGACGATCAGGCGGTGGTTCGTCAACGGGATCGCCATCACGATTCCGCTCGTCGTCACCCTGATCGTGTTGCTCGTCGTGTTCGATTTCGTCCTCGGGATCCTGTCGCCCGTCATCGACGGCGTCGAGCTGCTGTGGAACGACGAACCGCCGCGGGCGGTGGTCCAGCTGCTGACGCTCGGGTCGCTCGTGGGGTTCTTCTTGCTCGTCGGCGCGGTCGCGTCCCACACGCCCGGCGAGCGGTTCTCGAGCGCGCTCCACCGGACGGTCGAGACGATTCCCGGGGTGAGCACGGTCTATCTGACGATCCGCCGGGCGAGCGAGGTCCTCCTCGAGGACGACGCCGACCAGTTCAAGGACGTCAAACTCGTGGCCTTTCCCCACGAGAACGCCTACATGCTTGGCTTTCTGACGGCCGAGACGCCGGACGAAATCGCCGGCGCCGTCGGCGCTGATCGGATGCAGACGATCATGATCCCCCTCGGGCCGAATCCGACGACGAACGGGTTCGTCATGCACGTGCCCGAGGACAACGTCCACGAGGTCGACGTGACGGTCGAAGCGGCCATCCAGGCGATCGCCACGCTCGGCGTCGCCACGGAAACGAGCGAGTTCGCTGATTCGGCGGCGTGATCGCGCCTCCCGCCGAGATCGACGCGTCGCACCAGAGGTGCGGTCTACCGGGACCGTCCGATCGAGAGAACTAGCACGCGTCGGGTTTTACGTGCGGTGGACCGTAGCCACCTCGTGATGGGCGAGTCGGAACGCAGCGCACAGCCCCGCACATCCGGCCAGCAGCACCGTGAGCCGCAGGTCTCCATCGTCGTCCCGGCGCGGAACGAGGCGGCCTACCTTCCGGCGACGCTCTCGAGCGTCGCCGGGCTCGAGACCGACCGGTCGTACGAGGTCATCGTCGTCGACGGCGACTCCGCGGACGAGACGGCGGCGATCGCGCGCGAGTACGGCGCGACCGTCCTCGAGGGGCCGGGGACGTCGATCGCGGCCGGCCGCAATCGCGGCGCCGAGCGCGCTCGCGGCGAGTGGCTCGCGTTCGTCGACGCCGACACGGTCGTCCGCCAGCACTACCTCGACACCCTCGTCGGGTACGCCGAGCGCAACGACCTCGCGGCGGCGAGTTCGCGCTGTCGGAT
Coding sequences within it:
- a CDS encoding DUF7344 domain-containing protein, whose amino-acid sequence is MAHAIDATVDDRSLVLNRVRSGICRILDEEGSIRIPALARRLADRRAENFAAGGDAAARRAGDDPDTGDAARRHDPDSGDVAAHRPEFPADAIDRLSIALHHDHLPNLADRGVLEYRPDAGRVSMQNDVDVVEASIGDAVRVTDDG
- a CDS encoding DUF502 domain-containing protein, whose amino-acid sequence is MVDVTKTIRRWFVNGIAITIPLVVTLIVLLVVFDFVLGILSPVIDGVELLWNDEPPRAVVQLLTLGSLVGFFLLVGAVASHTPGERFSSALHRTVETIPGVSTVYLTIRRASEVLLEDDADQFKDVKLVAFPHENAYMLGFLTAETPDEIAGAVGADRMQTIMIPLGPNPTTNGFVMHVPEDNVHEVDVTVEAAIQAIATLGVATETSEFADSAA
- a CDS encoding glycosyltransferase, with the protein product MGESERSAQPRTSGQQHREPQVSIVVPARNEAAYLPATLSSVAGLETDRSYEVIVVDGDSADETAAIAREYGATVLEGPGTSIAAGRNRGAERARGEWLAFVDADTVVRQHYLDTLVGYAERNDLAAASSRCRITGPRRAKLMEATINHVFSRLSRPILPGFNFLIRRETFDAHGGFPAVSNEDTAFSRRLARTERTGYCPAVLVESSGRRIAERGLTGTLVHYARLDWGRIRSTNG
- a CDS encoding ComEC/Rec2 family competence protein; translation: MVRRLLLLVAVVSFVLLGGCLSDGIENGPSMEGEADPAGDGGDDSTGGATDSADGSTAPVVDELDGEVLEIHHLDVGQGDATVVVEPGGETMVVDSGDWHDEGEAVIDFLDARGIDRVDHLVSTHAHSDHIGGHADLIEYLETEGDGVGAVYDSGVAHTTETYENYLDAIESHDVTLYEVQDGDTIDVGDANVEFLNPPADASSDDIDYNSVALRLAYGDVTYLTTGDAGEAAESRMVDDRGEALDVDVYQAGHHGSSTSSTPPFLDAVDPSIAVVSSAYDSQYGHPHDEVLQAFDDREIETYWTGVHGDVVVATDGTSIAVEPATDGPTDAGELLEEKPADESAAPMRVGGAGDRPSVHGLAGDGVSVRTDVDSSAVRMGVGGGPVRAGILHAASA
- a CDS encoding DUF3006 domain-containing protein → MTDERTAVVDRIVDGETAVLLLEADNEVVDEITLPVDRLPEAGRHDGAVYGVEENDGERRTLSYRPEESRDRRERAQDRFDQLSDRLGEE
- a CDS encoding bacterio-opsin activator domain-containing protein; protein product: MSLFGEFHVPSAAFALHKTLTALPEMAIEIERVVVTDEVLTPYFWVSGVRPSQFERAAGEDPTIEDVDKLDEFQDSALYRASWTNRVQSVLYVYTDLDAVILEAVGTDERWELRIRFDERDQLQVFQEYCQENRIAFSLQQLSELSQPKTGGQYGLTPKQQEALVTAWEHGYFETPRQSSLAEIAAELDITQQSLGKRIQRGHQSLIGNTLVVSSAYAAPDSPDPDLTH
- a CDS encoding DUF2270 domain-containing protein produces the protein MSDDSSDAGDAELGAEIDAELTPMIGVLGDAYRGELDRETTWRSRLDQTTTWTVTVIAAILTWAFSSPDNPHYVLLVAMVVAAVFLLVEARRYRDYDVYRARVRLFQQNLLADALDPESGVTHDDWRVELGDDYRRPTRKVSIHEAVSNRLRRIYAPLLFVLLVAWLVRITAFAPGEVGLDAAAVGTIPGIAVVAAIVAFYATVIGVLAWPRERQAKEEFRDGEHGEWKDA